A DNA window from Nitrospirota bacterium contains the following coding sequences:
- a CDS encoding response regulator, whose amino-acid sequence MSEFKSGFFISGEACNGRVLIVDDEPDIRKVVKMTLQKAGYEVLEAENGEKAIETINSGENRLLLDVVICDIRMPKINGVEAIAYFRSNYPHVPLIVLTGFPDTDMAASFLRQGVVDYLVKPVEGEKLRSAVARAMEQRELARL is encoded by the coding sequence ATGAGTGAGTTCAAATCCGGGTTCTTCATCTCGGGAGAAGCGTGCAACGGGCGGGTCCTCATAGTGGACGACGAGCCGGACATTCGCAAAGTCGTGAAGATGACCTTGCAGAAGGCCGGCTACGAAGTCTTGGAGGCGGAAAACGGAGAGAAGGCCATCGAGACCATCAATTCCGGAGAAAACCGGCTGCTCCTCGACGTCGTCATCTGCGACATTCGCATGCCGAAGATCAATGGAGTCGAGGCGATTGCCTACTTCCGAAGCAACTACCCCCACGTCCCGCTCATCGTGCTGACCGGCTTCCCGGACACAGATATGGCGGCCTCTTTTCTCCGGCAGGGCGTGGTAGATTATCTCGTCAAGCCAGTCGAGGGAGAGAAACTGCGATCAGCCGTTGCGCGGGCCATGGAACAACGGGAACTTGCACGGCTGTAA
- a CDS encoding glutaredoxin produces MAEPIQEEINKEVAAHKILIYGKGTKQMPMCGFTRETIQFFDKYGYPFELIDVLSQPAKREALSKMTNWPTLPKVFIDGQFYGDTDILDPMAAKGEMEPLLKKAFGK; encoded by the coding sequence ATGGCAGAGCCCATTCAAGAAGAAATTAATAAGGAAGTCGCCGCACACAAGATTTTGATCTACGGCAAGGGCACTAAACAGATGCCGATGTGCGGGTTCACGCGAGAGACGATACAGTTTTTCGATAAGTACGGGTATCCGTTTGAGCTTATCGACGTGTTGTCTCAACCGGCCAAGCGGGAGGCGCTTTCGAAAATGACTAACTGGCCGACCCTCCCTAAGGTGTTCATCGACGGACAGTTCTACGGCGATACGGATATCCTGGACCCGATGGCAGCCAAAGGCGAGATGGAGCCGCTGCTGAAAAAAGCGTTCGGGAAATAG
- a CDS encoding TIGR04282 family arsenosugar biosynthesis glycosyltransferase produces MMKQPSSPLSDATRTALVIFAKAPTPGEVKTRLCPPLTPDEAATLHGSFVLDMLERTKLAVVKLQIPFHRYLACTPSSELVFFKIMEERQGVRLLDQVGEDLGQRMHHTFAELFAKGYQQVIIVGTDVPTLPLSVYQEALTMLGRSDVVLGPSLDGGYYLIGLTQPAEQLFAGVPWSTDQVLAVTQQKAKALGLSVGLTTAWRDVDTIADLQALITECQEDDKKPKQDRIFSMRTAGTLQLLATRLKTR; encoded by the coding sequence ATGATGAAACAGCCTTCCTCTCCGTTATCTGACGCCACTCGCACGGCCTTAGTCATCTTCGCCAAGGCTCCAACCCCTGGCGAGGTGAAAACACGCCTCTGTCCGCCGCTGACGCCTGACGAGGCAGCCACCCTGCACGGTAGCTTCGTCCTCGACATGCTGGAACGGACCAAACTCGCCGTCGTGAAACTTCAGATCCCGTTCCATCGGTACCTGGCCTGCACGCCGTCCTCTGAGCTGGTCTTCTTCAAAATTATGGAGGAACGACAGGGCGTCCGCCTGTTAGATCAAGTAGGAGAAGACCTGGGCCAACGAATGCATCACACCTTTGCCGAACTCTTCGCCAAAGGCTACCAGCAAGTGATCATCGTGGGAACCGATGTCCCAACCTTGCCTCTGTCTGTGTATCAAGAGGCGCTCACGATGCTGGGACGCTCGGATGTGGTTTTGGGACCGTCCCTGGATGGCGGCTACTACCTCATCGGCCTCACGCAGCCGGCAGAACAACTCTTTGCCGGAGTGCCTTGGTCCACTGATCAAGTACTCGCCGTCACACAACAAAAGGCCAAGGCCCTGGGTTTGTCGGTCGGACTCACCACCGCCTGGCGCGACGTGGATACGATCGCGGACTTGCAGGCACTCATCACAGAATGCCAAGAGGACGACAAGAAACCCAAGCAAGACCGAATCTTCTCCATGCGAACAGCCGGCACCTTGCAGCTGCTCGCGACCAGACTCAAGACTCGCTAA
- a CDS encoding SDR family oxidoreductase → MAERVALITGGAKGIGRGMALDLAAQQWSVAICYRTSEAEATDTAEAITKLGGRALSIRCNVSDPQAAKSLVAQVEQQWGRIDALINGAGPYHRVNLFDETVEGWNEMFDGNLHPIFYLAQAVAPGMRARKAGRIINFSMANADQMISQPDVTAHYIAKAGVLILTRTLAKLLAPHNITVNAISPGFIDSGSAPLEELAAMTKRIPAGYIGTVDDTVAAVRYLLSDEARYVNGANIQISGAWGI, encoded by the coding sequence ATGGCAGAACGAGTGGCACTCATCACAGGCGGGGCCAAAGGCATCGGACGAGGGATGGCGCTCGACCTGGCGGCGCAACAATGGTCGGTTGCCATCTGCTATCGCACCAGCGAAGCAGAGGCCACGGACACAGCCGAGGCCATCACCAAACTCGGCGGTCGCGCCCTCTCGATTCGCTGTAACGTGTCGGACCCCCAAGCGGCCAAAAGTCTCGTGGCGCAAGTCGAACAGCAGTGGGGACGGATCGATGCGCTGATCAACGGCGCAGGCCCCTACCATCGCGTGAACCTCTTCGACGAAACGGTCGAAGGCTGGAACGAAATGTTCGACGGCAATCTCCATCCCATTTTCTATCTCGCGCAAGCCGTCGCTCCTGGCATGAGAGCCCGCAAGGCTGGTCGCATCATCAACTTCAGCATGGCCAACGCAGACCAGATGATTTCCCAGCCGGACGTCACGGCACACTACATCGCGAAAGCCGGCGTACTGATTCTGACTCGCACGCTAGCCAAGCTCCTGGCGCCGCACAACATTACCGTCAATGCGATTTCCCCCGGCTTCATCGATTCCGGCAGTGCGCCGCTGGAAGAACTCGCCGCCATGACCAAACGCATCCCAGCCGGATACATTGGAACGGTAGACGACACAGTTGCGGCAGTGCGCTATCTCCTCAGCGACGAAGCGCGCTACGTAAATGGAGCCAACATACAAATTAGCGGGGCATGGGGAATATGA
- a CDS encoding TIGR04283 family arsenosugar biosynthesis glycosyltransferase — protein MTISVIIPTLNEEQTVMATVARTAILGFDELIVVDGGSTDATPALVESYRLSAQSSALSPVQWLTAPRGRASQMNEGARASSGEILLFLHADTQLPDNAKAMIETVLTDQEMAGGRFDVRFDHPSMWGTIISGMMNWRSRLSGIATGDQALFVRRPIFERMGGFANLPLMEDIDFSRRLKRVGTTAALTSTVTTSFRRWEQQGPLRTILLMWRLRFLYWIGVCPHTLHRWYRLVR, from the coding sequence ATGACGATTTCCGTCATCATCCCCACGCTGAACGAAGAGCAGACGGTCATGGCCACCGTGGCGCGCACCGCTATCCTCGGCTTCGATGAACTCATCGTGGTGGATGGAGGGAGCACTGACGCAACTCCCGCACTCGTCGAATCATACCGGCTGAGCGCTCAGTCCTCAGCACTCAGTCCCGTACAATGGCTGACCGCTCCCCGCGGGCGGGCCAGCCAGATGAACGAAGGCGCAAGGGCCAGTAGCGGTGAGATCCTCCTCTTTCTCCATGCGGACACCCAGCTCCCAGACAACGCCAAAGCGATGATCGAAACGGTACTGACCGATCAAGAAATGGCAGGAGGGCGGTTCGATGTCCGTTTCGATCACCCATCGATGTGGGGAACCATCATCAGCGGAATGATGAACTGGCGATCGAGACTGAGCGGCATCGCCACCGGTGATCAGGCCCTGTTCGTACGTCGTCCCATCTTCGAACGGATGGGAGGCTTCGCCAACCTGCCCTTGATGGAAGATATCGATTTCTCCCGCAGACTCAAACGAGTGGGAACGACCGCAGCCCTGACCTCAACCGTCACCACCTCCTTCCGTCGTTGGGAACAGCAAGGACCGTTACGGACAATTCTCTTGATGTGGAGACTGCGATTCCTGTACTGGATAGGCGTATGTCCTCACACACTTCACCGATGGTATAGATTGGTTCGATAA
- a CDS encoding ATP-binding protein produces the protein MSPTRPPSHAATRWGLQLKLILAMLLVGVVPLIVGLGLAFWQGSREIQTVNGENFKALAEETARKVDLLMSDEVARTSRIAADPAIIRELEQRRDALLNMTEDERRRAMDGLKKGWEAKNPATVQAITGSHMAGLIQEYFSGAKSEADQLIPQVVRSATKLLYITDMEGHLVASLTTLPPIANKDQAWWTGAFHRGVGQLFIEDVHFDERVQTYVISISLPIMDRIRYEAIGVIHRVIDAKEFFSPSLAPIRFGKTGHVMLIDHRGIVISCPILPTGLPLSDAQLIPLVTPLHPGWISAPSDGHGGTSTSIIGFAPVPETSRATNGALDKGSWHSFVWQASDELFAPIHHFLTWMALFSLVSVGLMAALGYLAANRIVTPVRRLQAAAQLVGRGELHEPIDIRTGDEIQDLADEFNRMNHQLEAAFAGLTDQVTIKTQQVESLLHSTDQILDAVPTPIVMVDHNEQVRYINRVGRGSFETILNGSHDVPLFDLFPVDTATRERLRTEFTRVRNGENAAVAAVTEEAAVRSTIRDPLRPTADGAEAGSQQEIQIGPRRYHYQWFHLAGGNQEEDRIGLIFRDTTDASRLQEQLIQSEKSGSLGTLTAGIGHELNNPLFGILGLGEAIGEEANLDRAKSYARDIVQHGRRMAATIRDFTGVTSRESSDQRQPVHLEQELDQALDTLTGNLNPSEFTIEKTYAGDSCVLALPDQLRQAFTNVLMNAIQAMKGRGTLRLSTSRTDSSIVITIADSGPGIPKQYLSKLFDPFFTTKEQGEGSGLGLTVAHRIIKRFGGEIRIESQEGSGTTCSITLPAIPLLLPPQEASCTESTARSTQQPSSS, from the coding sequence ATGAGTCCCACGCGCCCCCCGTCTCACGCTGCAACGAGGTGGGGGCTCCAGCTCAAACTGATTCTGGCCATGTTGCTGGTGGGAGTCGTGCCCCTCATCGTGGGTCTCGGTCTCGCATTTTGGCAAGGCTCGCGCGAAATCCAGACCGTCAACGGCGAAAACTTCAAGGCCCTGGCCGAAGAGACGGCGCGAAAAGTCGACCTCCTGATGTCGGATGAAGTCGCACGAACCTCACGGATTGCGGCAGACCCTGCCATCATCCGTGAGCTGGAGCAACGGCGCGATGCCCTGCTAAACATGACGGAGGATGAACGCCGCCGCGCAATGGACGGGCTCAAGAAAGGCTGGGAAGCCAAAAATCCCGCAACAGTCCAGGCCATTACGGGCAGCCACATGGCCGGCCTCATTCAGGAATATTTCTCGGGAGCCAAGAGCGAAGCCGACCAACTGATTCCGCAAGTCGTCCGGTCTGCCACCAAACTGTTGTATATCACCGACATGGAGGGCCACCTGGTCGCGTCATTGACCACCCTGCCTCCCATTGCCAACAAAGACCAGGCCTGGTGGACCGGCGCCTTCCATCGCGGGGTCGGCCAGCTCTTCATCGAAGACGTGCACTTCGACGAACGCGTCCAGACCTATGTCATCAGCATCTCGCTGCCCATTATGGATCGCATCCGGTATGAAGCCATCGGCGTGATCCATCGCGTGATCGACGCCAAGGAATTTTTCTCGCCCTCGCTCGCGCCCATTCGCTTCGGCAAGACCGGGCATGTGATGCTGATCGACCATCGCGGCATCGTCATCAGCTGCCCCATTCTGCCGACCGGCCTCCCGCTCTCCGATGCACAGCTCATTCCCCTCGTCACGCCCCTGCACCCAGGCTGGATCAGTGCGCCAAGCGATGGCCACGGGGGGACCTCCACCTCGATTATCGGATTCGCCCCCGTGCCGGAAACCAGCCGCGCCACCAACGGCGCGCTGGACAAAGGCTCCTGGCACAGCTTCGTCTGGCAAGCCTCCGACGAACTCTTTGCCCCGATCCATCACTTCCTCACCTGGATGGCCCTATTCAGTCTGGTCTCCGTCGGATTGATGGCGGCCCTCGGCTACCTGGCGGCCAATCGGATCGTCACGCCGGTGCGCCGATTACAGGCTGCGGCGCAATTGGTCGGGCGCGGTGAACTGCATGAGCCCATCGACATTCGGACCGGCGATGAGATCCAGGACCTGGCCGATGAATTCAACCGCATGAATCACCAATTGGAAGCGGCCTTTGCGGGCCTGACCGATCAAGTGACCATCAAAACCCAACAAGTGGAGTCCCTGCTCCATTCAACGGACCAGATCCTGGATGCCGTTCCAACCCCGATCGTCATGGTCGATCACAACGAGCAGGTGCGGTACATCAATCGAGTCGGACGAGGCTCCTTTGAAACCATCCTGAATGGGAGCCACGACGTCCCCTTGTTTGATCTGTTCCCCGTCGATACCGCAACACGAGAGCGGCTCCGAACAGAATTCACACGTGTACGGAATGGAGAGAATGCCGCGGTCGCCGCGGTGACTGAAGAGGCCGCCGTCCGCAGCACGATCCGTGACCCGTTACGCCCGACGGCGGACGGGGCAGAAGCCGGCAGCCAGCAAGAAATTCAGATTGGGCCCCGGCGGTATCACTATCAATGGTTCCACCTGGCGGGAGGGAATCAGGAGGAAGACCGGATCGGCCTGATCTTCAGGGACACGACGGACGCCAGCCGGCTCCAAGAGCAACTGATCCAGTCCGAAAAATCCGGCAGCCTCGGGACCCTCACAGCCGGGATCGGACATGAATTGAACAATCCGCTCTTCGGCATTCTCGGACTGGGAGAAGCCATTGGAGAAGAAGCCAATCTCGATCGCGCCAAATCCTACGCCCGCGACATCGTCCAGCATGGCCGCCGCATGGCCGCGACCATTCGAGACTTTACCGGAGTCACGAGCCGCGAGTCATCGGACCAGCGGCAACCGGTGCACCTCGAACAGGAACTCGACCAGGCCCTCGATACCCTCACGGGCAACCTCAATCCTTCAGAATTCACGATCGAGAAAACCTATGCGGGGGACAGCTGTGTGCTGGCGCTCCCAGACCAACTCAGACAGGCCTTCACGAACGTGTTGATGAATGCCATCCAGGCGATGAAGGGCCGAGGGACCTTACGTCTCTCGACCTCCCGCACCGATAGCTCTATCGTCATCACCATCGCCGATTCCGGCCCCGGCATTCCGAAACAATACTTATCAAAACTGTTCGATCCGTTCTTTACCACCAAGGAGCAAGGCGAGGGATCAGGGCTCGGCCTGACCGTGGCGCACCGCATCATCAAGAGATTTGGAGGGGAGATCAGGATTGAGAGCCAGGAAGGGAGCGGCACCACCTGCAGCATCACCCTTCCGGCGATCCCTCTTCTGCTACCCCCACAGGAGGCTTCATGTACCGAATCAACGGCTCGCTCTACGCAACAGCCCTCATCCTCCTAG
- a CDS encoding 2'-deoxycytidine 5'-triphosphate deaminase codes for MSTPSTQGILPYQQIKQLIASGAIHVDVPIEDRQIQPASLDLRLGRKAYRLISSFLPELSEITSRLNVLDFYQSDLVMYEMDLTEGAILEKGHVYLVPLLERVTLPKTIRARTNPKSTTGRLDVFTRVVTDLNTGFDEIRAGYSGPLYLEIVPRSFTIKVKTGYALNQIRFVRGDATVPDRSLQTLHKREPLLYHNLPTKQALAPRDFRTDRGLFLRIDLKGDDRSASPIIGYRAKKNSHVIDLSKIGHYAALDFWEPLYRHRQDSLLLEPEEFYILASKERIRVPAGYAAEMVAFEAACGELRTHYAGFFDPGFGYGHGELHGTQVVLEVRPHDVPFLIHDGQTFFKVVYDRMLARPSQLYGASLGSSYQRQGLTLSKHFKV; via the coding sequence GTGAGCACGCCATCCACTCAGGGCATTTTGCCCTACCAACAGATTAAGCAGCTGATCGCGAGCGGCGCCATCCATGTCGACGTGCCGATCGAAGACCGGCAAATCCAGCCGGCCAGTCTCGATCTGCGGCTCGGCCGCAAGGCCTACCGGTTGATCAGCAGCTTCCTGCCGGAACTGTCCGAGATCACCAGCCGCCTCAACGTCCTGGACTTCTACCAATCGGACCTCGTGATGTATGAGATGGACCTGACCGAGGGGGCCATTCTCGAAAAGGGCCATGTCTATCTGGTGCCGCTGCTGGAGCGAGTCACCTTACCCAAGACCATTCGGGCGCGGACCAATCCCAAGAGCACGACAGGGCGGCTGGACGTCTTTACCCGCGTCGTGACGGATCTCAACACCGGGTTCGATGAAATCAGAGCCGGCTATTCCGGCCCCCTCTATCTGGAAATCGTTCCCCGCTCGTTCACGATCAAAGTGAAGACCGGCTACGCGCTCAATCAAATCCGCTTCGTGCGCGGCGACGCCACCGTGCCGGACCGGTCGCTCCAGACGCTCCACAAGCGGGAACCCCTGCTCTATCACAATCTCCCCACGAAACAGGCGCTGGCTCCCCGTGACTTCCGAACGGATCGTGGCCTGTTCCTCCGCATCGATCTGAAGGGAGACGATCGGAGCGCCTCGCCGATCATCGGCTATCGCGCGAAGAAAAACAGTCACGTCATCGATCTGTCGAAGATCGGCCACTATGCGGCGCTCGACTTCTGGGAGCCTCTCTACCGCCACCGCCAGGACAGCCTCCTCCTGGAGCCGGAAGAGTTTTACATTCTCGCGTCGAAAGAACGGATTCGCGTGCCGGCCGGCTATGCGGCGGAAATGGTTGCCTTCGAAGCAGCCTGTGGCGAGTTGCGCACCCACTACGCAGGATTTTTCGATCCGGGATTCGGATATGGCCACGGCGAGTTGCACGGCACCCAGGTGGTGCTGGAAGTCCGCCCCCACGACGTGCCCTTCCTGATCCATGATGGACAAACCTTCTTCAAGGTTGTATACGACAGGATGCTCGCGCGGCCCAGCCAGCTCTATGGCGCATCCCTCGGGTCCTCCTATCAGCGCCAAGGGTTGACCCTGAGCAAACATTTCAAGGTATAG
- a CDS encoding BolA family transcriptional regulator: MITPDVLTEYVRRMMPDAAVTVSDRTGTMDHLKVVVVSTAFAGKNLLDRHRMIYQALDVPLKDGRIHALELTAKTTEEV; this comes from the coding sequence ATGATTACGCCAGATGTCCTGACAGAGTATGTGCGCCGGATGATGCCGGATGCCGCAGTTACGGTATCAGACCGGACCGGCACGATGGATCACCTCAAGGTAGTGGTGGTCTCGACAGCCTTTGCAGGGAAGAACCTGCTAGATCGGCACCGCATGATCTATCAGGCGCTGGATGTCCCCCTGAAAGACGGGCGGATTCATGCGCTCGAGCTCACAGCTAAAACAACAGAAGAAGTCTAG
- a CDS encoding ATP-binding protein: MDSFDRTKVAILGAGRGGRALLDLLHQIPSIEIVGIADRDPDAPGLQRAREFHVPVTTDVPTLIRAQGVSLIMDVTGDPAMETYLRAHKPPTADILSGSASRLLWELVQHESKLEAELLQAEKLAGIGSFAAGIAHDINNPLQLIMGLAENLAEERDLASVHEQAQEIIEAVKRTSAICRDLTRYSRRASPHEDVLISLNGKLDEALKIARYASSFHDIEMIKNYEPGAAVKGNPDELLHVFVNLITNAVHAMEQVGGTLTLGTQILDGQVNIRISDTGYGIAQDKIPEIFEPFFTTKAPGKGTGLGLYNVKTIVNKMQGMITVESMLDKGTTFTVTFPRAVSAEQGCPS; encoded by the coding sequence ATGGACAGCTTCGACCGGACAAAGGTCGCCATTCTTGGAGCGGGGCGAGGCGGCCGCGCGCTGCTGGATCTGCTGCACCAAATCCCGTCAATCGAGATCGTCGGCATTGCAGACCGTGACCCTGACGCACCAGGGCTGCAGCGAGCGCGGGAGTTTCACGTTCCTGTCACCACCGATGTGCCAACCCTCATCCGCGCCCAGGGCGTGAGCCTGATCATGGATGTCACGGGCGATCCAGCGATGGAAACGTACCTGCGCGCCCACAAACCTCCGACTGCAGACATCCTCAGTGGATCGGCCTCCCGGCTGCTGTGGGAACTGGTGCAGCACGAATCCAAACTCGAAGCTGAACTCCTCCAGGCAGAAAAGCTCGCGGGCATCGGCTCATTCGCTGCGGGAATCGCGCATGACATCAATAATCCCCTGCAGCTCATTATGGGCCTGGCGGAAAACTTGGCTGAGGAACGCGACCTGGCTTCCGTCCACGAACAAGCCCAGGAGATTATCGAGGCGGTCAAACGGACGAGCGCCATCTGCCGGGACCTCACCCGTTACTCACGGCGCGCCTCTCCCCATGAGGACGTGCTCATTTCTCTCAACGGGAAGCTGGACGAGGCACTGAAAATCGCGCGCTATGCCTCCAGCTTCCACGATATCGAGATGATCAAAAACTACGAGCCAGGCGCCGCCGTCAAAGGCAACCCGGATGAGCTCCTGCACGTCTTCGTCAACCTGATTACGAACGCGGTCCATGCCATGGAGCAGGTGGGCGGCACCTTGACGCTGGGAACCCAGATCCTTGACGGTCAAGTCAATATTCGAATCTCCGATACGGGATACGGCATTGCCCAGGACAAAATCCCCGAGATTTTCGAGCCGTTTTTCACGACGAAGGCCCCGGGCAAGGGCACGGGGCTGGGACTCTATAATGTCAAAACCATCGTCAATAAAATGCAGGGCATGATTACAGTCGAGAGCATGCTCGATAAGGGCACCACCTTTACCGTGACCTTCCCCAGGGCCGTGTCGGCAGAACAAGGATGTCCGTCATGA
- a CDS encoding KamA family radical SAM protein: protein MEAWRRILADSIVKPKDLAERLGVDAKEIEAIVGDYPMRITPTVMATIKEKGDAIWKQVVPDIAEMDDFDAEDDPLEEDLMSPVPHLVHRYPDRVLLMVTNQCPIYCRFCTRKRLVGKPGFLKKGELDQAIAYLRAHTEVRDVILSGGDPLLLPDHLLERILKALRTIPHLELVRLGSRVPGTLPERITPELCAIVKKYHPIYMNLHFNHPDELTPAVKAACGMLADAGVPLGAQTVLLKGVNDDPEIMKRLMHQLLLARIKPYYLYQADLTKGTNHFRTTVETGLNIIKSLQGHTSGMAIPHFVIDAPGGGGKIPLLPGDYMVHMDADGVLLKNYEGKAFHYPQPKQGASRELPMVSAGPSLNACSNGEHDDL, encoded by the coding sequence ATGGAAGCATGGAGACGCATACTCGCCGACAGTATCGTAAAACCGAAAGACCTGGCGGAGCGGCTCGGTGTCGACGCGAAAGAAATCGAAGCCATCGTGGGCGACTACCCGATGCGCATCACCCCCACGGTGATGGCGACGATTAAAGAAAAAGGCGACGCCATCTGGAAGCAGGTGGTCCCGGACATCGCCGAGATGGACGACTTCGACGCGGAAGACGATCCGCTCGAAGAAGACCTCATGAGTCCGGTCCCGCATCTCGTCCATCGCTATCCGGATCGCGTCCTGCTCATGGTGACGAACCAGTGCCCGATCTATTGCCGCTTCTGCACGAGAAAACGGCTGGTCGGGAAACCGGGCTTCCTCAAAAAAGGCGAACTCGACCAGGCCATCGCCTACTTGCGCGCACATACCGAAGTGCGCGACGTCATCCTCTCCGGCGGCGACCCCCTGCTCCTGCCGGACCATCTGCTGGAGCGGATCCTCAAGGCTCTGCGCACGATCCCGCATCTAGAATTGGTTCGCCTCGGCTCCCGGGTGCCCGGCACCCTGCCGGAACGGATCACTCCGGAACTCTGCGCCATCGTGAAGAAGTACCACCCGATTTATATGAACCTGCATTTCAATCACCCGGACGAACTGACGCCGGCCGTCAAAGCCGCCTGCGGCATGTTGGCCGATGCCGGGGTGCCGCTCGGGGCGCAAACCGTACTGCTCAAAGGCGTCAACGACGACCCGGAGATCATGAAACGGTTGATGCATCAGCTCCTGCTCGCCCGCATCAAACCTTACTATCTCTACCAGGCGGACCTGACCAAGGGCACCAATCACTTCCGCACCACGGTCGAAACGGGCCTGAACATCATCAAGTCGCTGCAGGGCCACACCAGCGGCATGGCGATCCCCCACTTCGTCATCGACGCGCCGGGCGGCGGCGGCAAGATTCCCTTGCTTCCCGGCGACTATATGGTGCACATGGATGCCGATGGGGTCCTCTTGAAAAACTATGAGGGCAAGGCCTTCCACTATCCTCAGCCGAAACAGGGAGCCTCGCGCGAGCTGCCGATGGTCAGCGCAGGGCCTTCACTGAACGCTTGTAGCAATGGAGAACACGACGACCTGTGA